Proteins co-encoded in one Bacillus sp. FSL H8-0547 genomic window:
- the coaE gene encoding dephospho-CoA kinase (Dephospho-CoA kinase (CoaE) performs the final step in coenzyme A biosynthesis.), whose amino-acid sequence MTLSIGLTGGIASGKSTVSNMFKEANIRVIDADIIARQVVEQGAPAYRLIAEAFGSGILHEDGSIDREKLGSIIFQHAKEREKLNSIVHPAVRKEMLRQKKEAEASGEAAVVLDIPLLFESKLTHLADVTLVVYVNPDVQLSRLMKRNGLSEEDAKWRIASQLPLNEKKEQADEVIDNNGTIEATKEQFHTLLEKWNLASK is encoded by the coding sequence GTGACGCTCTCAATTGGATTAACAGGCGGTATTGCAAGCGGAAAAAGCACCGTATCAAACATGTTCAAAGAAGCAAACATCCGGGTTATAGATGCAGATATCATCGCAAGACAGGTCGTAGAACAAGGCGCGCCGGCATACCGGCTGATTGCAGAAGCATTTGGGAGCGGCATCCTTCACGAAGACGGATCGATTGACCGCGAGAAGCTTGGGAGCATTATTTTTCAACATGCAAAAGAGCGGGAAAAACTGAACAGCATCGTGCATCCGGCAGTCAGAAAAGAAATGCTGAGGCAAAAAAAAGAGGCGGAAGCAAGCGGCGAGGCTGCGGTCGTCCTGGATATTCCGCTTTTGTTTGAAAGCAAGCTGACACACTTGGCGGATGTTACGCTGGTCGTATACGTGAATCCGGATGTGCAGCTCAGCAGATTAATGAAACGCAACGGCTTATCAGAAGAAGATGCAAAATGGAGAATCGCTTCCCAGCTCCCCCTTAATGAAAAAAAGGAGCAGGCGGATGAAGTGATCGACAACAACGGAACGATCGAAGCAACAAAAGAACAGTTTCATACATTGCTTGAAAAATGGAACCTGGCTTCTAAGTGA
- a CDS encoding glyceraldehyde-3-phosphate dehydrogenase — protein sequence MKAKIAINGFGRIGRMVFRKAIFEESMTIVAINASYPAETLAHMIKYDTNHGKFEGEVLPFDDYLLVNGQKVQLLNFRDPRDLPWGLMDIDIVVEATGKFNDGEKAMYHVQAGAKKVILTAPGKNEDITVVMGVNEEAYNNEQHVIISNASCTTNCLAPVVKVLDEQFGIENGLMTTVHAYTNDQKNIDNPHKDLRRARACGQSIIPTTTGAAKALSLVLPHLKGKLHGMALRVPTPNVSLVDLVVDVKRDVTVEEVSAAFMDAADGELQGILDFTTEPLVSIDFNTNPHSAIIDGLSTMVMADRKIKVLAWYDNEWGYSCRVVDLVRFVASKMKKLSAV from the coding sequence ATGAAAGCGAAGATTGCCATTAACGGTTTTGGTCGAATTGGGAGAATGGTATTCAGAAAAGCAATCTTTGAAGAAAGCATGACGATTGTCGCCATCAACGCAAGCTATCCGGCCGAGACGCTGGCGCACATGATCAAATATGATACAAACCACGGGAAGTTCGAAGGGGAAGTGCTTCCTTTTGATGATTATTTGCTAGTTAACGGACAAAAGGTCCAATTACTTAATTTCAGAGATCCGAGGGATTTGCCTTGGGGGCTCATGGATATTGATATAGTTGTTGAAGCTACGGGTAAATTCAACGACGGTGAAAAAGCGATGTACCATGTACAGGCTGGTGCAAAAAAAGTCATCTTAACAGCACCGGGGAAAAATGAAGACATTACAGTTGTCATGGGCGTAAATGAAGAGGCTTACAACAATGAACAGCACGTCATCATTTCAAATGCATCATGCACTACAAACTGCCTGGCACCTGTTGTAAAAGTGCTCGATGAACAGTTCGGCATTGAAAACGGCCTCATGACAACCGTTCACGCCTACACAAACGATCAGAAAAACATTGATAACCCGCACAAAGATCTGCGCAGAGCAAGAGCATGCGGCCAGTCCATCATCCCGACAACAACAGGCGCTGCAAAAGCGCTGTCTCTAGTCCTGCCTCATCTAAAAGGCAAACTTCATGGCATGGCACTTAGAGTTCCGACTCCGAATGTCTCGCTCGTCGACCTCGTTGTCGATGTGAAAAGAGACGTGACAGTTGAAGAAGTGAGTGCTGCGTTCATGGATGCTGCAGACGGAGAACTCCAGGGAATCCTGGATTTTACAACAGAGCCGCTAGTATCGATTGACTTTAACACAAACCCGCATTCCGCAATCATCGACGGCCTGTCCACTATGGTCATGGCAGACCGGAAAATTAAAGTGCTCGCATGGTATGACAACGAATGGGGCTACTCATGCAGAGTCGTGGATCTCGTTCGATTTGTTGCTTCGAAAATGAAGAAGTTATCAGCAGTATAA
- the speD gene encoding adenosylmethionine decarboxylase, with protein METMGRHVISELWGCDFDKLNDMDFIEKTFVNAALKSGAEVREVAFHKFAPQGVSGVVIISESHLTIHSFPEHGYASIDVYTCGDLNPNVAADYIAEALCAQTRENIEIPRGMGPVQVKQAQVKAL; from the coding sequence ATGGAAACAATGGGACGTCACGTAATCTCTGAACTGTGGGGATGCGACTTTGATAAACTGAATGATATGGACTTTATTGAAAAAACGTTTGTAAATGCTGCGCTGAAATCAGGTGCTGAAGTGCGCGAGGTAGCTTTTCACAAATTTGCTCCTCAAGGAGTGAGCGGGGTTGTCATCATCTCTGAGTCTCACTTAACGATTCACAGCTTCCCTGAACATGGATATGCAAGCATTGATGTATATACTTGCGGAGATTTAAACCCGAATGTTGCAGCAGACTATATTGCAGAGGCTCTTTGCGCACAAACACGCGAGAACATTGAGATCCCGCGCGGCATGGGTCCTGTACAAGTGAAACAGGCTCAAGTAAAAGCTCTTTAA
- a CDS encoding cytosolic protein, translating into MSMMHKMKSFFSAGQETSENHYDEALRSHYYKTTAKKAMETVQQTLGRMPGAKVTSVSEEHGEISLAIEKPKKALMIVTVISVRPYETAIDFNVSTDSKLGTDFGFSKKLISEAYEKLNKDLPFIGTGLYPK; encoded by the coding sequence ATGAGCATGATGCATAAAATGAAAAGTTTCTTCTCTGCAGGACAGGAAACGTCTGAAAATCATTACGATGAGGCATTGAGAAGCCACTATTATAAAACGACCGCCAAGAAGGCAATGGAAACCGTTCAGCAAACGCTCGGCAGAATGCCTGGAGCAAAAGTGACATCCGTTTCCGAAGAGCACGGCGAAATCAGTCTTGCCATTGAAAAACCTAAAAAAGCGCTGATGATTGTCACGGTCATATCTGTACGGCCTTACGAAACAGCCATTGATTTCAACGTGTCAACAGATTCAAAGCTCGGAACAGATTTCGGGTTCAGCAAAAAGCTGATCAGTGAGGCTTACGAAAAGTTGAATAAGGATCTTCCGTTTATCGGCACAGGACTTTATCCGAAGTGA
- the nrdR gene encoding transcriptional regulator NrdR: MKCPTCHHNGTRVLDSRPVDEGKSIRRRRECEECQYRFTTFEKVEEIPLIVVKKEGVREEFSKDKILRGLIKACEKRPVPLPKLEEIVQDIEKELRNQGISEVNSDDIGEMVMDRLAGVDEVAYVRFASVYRQFKDINVFIQELSELIKKVK; the protein is encoded by the coding sequence ATGAAATGTCCTACATGTCATCATAATGGCACGAGAGTTCTGGACTCCCGTCCTGTTGATGAGGGAAAATCCATTCGGAGACGGCGTGAATGCGAAGAGTGCCAGTACCGCTTCACAACGTTTGAAAAGGTAGAGGAGATTCCGCTCATCGTTGTCAAAAAAGAAGGGGTCCGGGAAGAATTCAGCAAAGATAAGATTCTTCGGGGGCTCATCAAAGCGTGTGAAAAGCGCCCTGTTCCTCTTCCGAAACTGGAGGAGATTGTGCAGGATATTGAAAAAGAACTCCGGAATCAGGGAATATCAGAAGTGAACAGCGACGACATTGGCGAAATGGTTATGGACAGGCTTGCCGGTGTGGATGAAGTGGCTTACGTCCGGTTTGCGTCCGTTTACCGCCAGTTTAAAGATATAAATGTATTTATTCAAGAATTATCAGAGCTGATCAAAAAGGTGAAATAA
- a CDS encoding replication initiation and membrane attachment family protein has product MDNHWKQLLPVDRYLVKMNGLLQDFDRKVLTLLYQPLLGAKCYALYMTLWSELEQDRIWSRETTHHGLMSLMQSNLREIYEERIKLEGIGLLKTYLKEEGDSRLYIYELMPPIMPDEFFQDGVLNIYLYNRIGKSKYSQLKAYFSDSSLPENLTQVTKPFNEVFQSLQPTEMHSFASGEMQESMIPEEGKDLLGSQTGSSPHMTDTVFDFDLFYAGLSEAVIPRKSITPKVKETIKKLSYLYGIGAMEMKNVVMNAIDANESIQIDELRKAARDWYQFEHGERLPALTEKVQPSHLRSKPAVQAELSQEESLIRQLESISPKQFLKDLADGIEPSAADLQIVEEVMFKQKLHPGVVNVLIYYVMLKTDMKLSKTYVQRIASHWARKQVSTVKEAMDLAKQEHRKYQDWASKKTSSGRKIVRKETLPQYLQQSEERADPAAEQDDEETELERKRLEEKLRQYREQN; this is encoded by the coding sequence ATGGACAATCATTGGAAACAATTACTTCCGGTAGACAGGTATCTCGTTAAAATGAACGGGCTGCTGCAGGATTTTGACAGAAAAGTTCTGACGCTGCTCTATCAGCCTCTGCTTGGGGCAAAATGCTATGCCCTCTATATGACACTCTGGTCAGAGCTTGAACAGGACCGGATATGGAGCAGAGAAACGACGCATCATGGCTTGATGTCTCTTATGCAAAGTAACCTGAGGGAGATCTATGAAGAACGGATTAAGCTTGAGGGCATAGGACTGCTTAAAACCTATCTGAAAGAAGAAGGAGATTCCAGACTCTACATTTATGAGCTGATGCCGCCCATCATGCCGGATGAATTTTTTCAGGACGGGGTATTGAACATTTATCTGTATAACCGGATCGGAAAGTCAAAATACAGTCAGCTGAAAGCCTACTTTTCAGACAGCAGCCTTCCGGAAAACTTGACGCAGGTGACAAAGCCTTTCAATGAGGTGTTTCAGTCCCTGCAGCCAACAGAAATGCACTCTTTTGCTTCAGGAGAAATGCAGGAATCCATGATACCTGAAGAAGGCAAGGACTTACTTGGTTCTCAGACGGGAAGCTCTCCCCATATGACGGACACTGTTTTTGATTTTGATCTGTTTTACGCCGGGCTTTCAGAAGCTGTTATTCCAAGGAAATCCATTACGCCGAAAGTAAAAGAAACGATCAAGAAACTTTCTTATCTTTACGGCATTGGAGCCATGGAGATGAAGAATGTTGTGATGAACGCCATTGATGCGAATGAATCTATTCAAATAGATGAACTGAGAAAGGCTGCAAGAGACTGGTATCAGTTTGAGCACGGAGAAAGACTTCCTGCTCTTACTGAAAAAGTACAGCCTTCCCACCTCAGGTCAAAGCCTGCGGTTCAGGCTGAACTGTCACAGGAAGAATCGCTGATCAGACAGCTTGAGAGCATCTCGCCGAAGCAGTTTTTAAAGGACCTGGCAGACGGCATAGAGCCATCTGCTGCAGACCTGCAGATCGTTGAAGAAGTCATGTTCAAACAAAAGCTTCATCCGGGCGTTGTGAACGTCCTGATCTACTATGTCATGCTCAAAACCGACATGAAGCTCTCAAAGACGTATGTTCAGCGAATCGCGAGCCACTGGGCGCGGAAACAGGTGTCAACTGTCAAGGAAGCGATGGACCTTGCAAAGCAGGAGCACAGAAAGTATCAGGACTGGGCTTCAAAGAAAACATCTTCCGGCAGAAAAATTGTCCGGAAAGAAACGCTGCCACAGTATTTACAGCAAAGCGAAGAACGTGCAGATCCAGCCGCAGAGCAGGATGACGAAGAAACGGAGCTTGAACGGAAGCGGCTTGAAGAAAAGCTCAGACAGTACAGGGAACAAAATTAA
- the dnaI gene encoding primosomal protein DnaI: MESINKSLGRLSGREDFQKRLGAMKAQIMQNPDIQEFLHENSSEVNEEMINRSLIKLYEYIGQSKRCADCPSLRECKNLVEGYHPKLILQGKTIDLKYEVCPTKEADDERKKQQSLIKSMFIPRDVLNATLEDIDLKEASRLKVVDMALSFSRDYQEGKYRKGLYLYGPFGIGKTYILGAIANELAKKKIPSMLVYVPEFFRELKSSMHDHSLEEKVEAVKKVKVLMLDDIGAEAMSSWVRDDILGSILQYRMLENLPTFFTSNFSMKDLQSHLSVTQRGEEEPVKSARIMERIKYLAEPFELKGRNWRER; the protein is encoded by the coding sequence ATGGAATCCATCAACAAATCTCTTGGGCGCCTTTCAGGCCGGGAAGATTTTCAGAAGAGGCTGGGTGCCATGAAGGCTCAGATCATGCAAAATCCGGATATCCAGGAATTTCTGCATGAAAACAGTTCTGAAGTGAATGAAGAAATGATTAACAGAAGCCTGATTAAACTCTACGAATACATTGGACAAAGCAAGCGCTGCGCAGACTGCCCAAGTCTCAGGGAATGCAAAAATCTCGTCGAAGGCTATCATCCGAAGCTGATCCTTCAGGGGAAAACGATTGACCTGAAGTATGAGGTCTGCCCGACGAAAGAAGCGGATGATGAACGGAAAAAACAGCAGTCGCTCATCAAGTCCATGTTTATTCCGCGTGACGTTCTGAATGCAACCCTTGAAGACATTGATCTCAAGGAAGCAAGCAGGCTGAAGGTTGTGGACATGGCCCTAAGCTTCAGCAGGGACTATCAAGAGGGCAAGTACCGCAAAGGGCTTTACTTGTACGGACCGTTCGGGATCGGCAAAACCTATATTCTCGGAGCGATTGCAAACGAACTTGCAAAGAAAAAGATTCCTTCCATGCTTGTGTACGTGCCGGAATTTTTCAGGGAATTAAAAAGCTCCATGCATGATCATTCGCTGGAAGAGAAGGTTGAGGCGGTTAAAAAGGTAAAGGTGCTGATGCTTGATGACATTGGTGCCGAGGCGATGTCAAGCTGGGTGCGTGATGATATTCTGGGATCAATCCTTCAATACCGCATGCTTGAAAACCTTCCAACGTTTTTCACCTCCAATTTCAGCATGAAAGACCTTCAATCGCATTTAAGCGTTACACAGCGCGGTGAAGAAGAGCCTGTAAAATCAGCGAGAATTATGGAGCGAATCAAGTATCTGGCAGAACCGTTCGAACTGAAAGGCCGCAACTGGCGCGAAAGATAG
- the ytxC gene encoding putative sporulation protein YtxC: protein MIKVFFNSPDEAERFYTMLVLKQNQRNVELCIIDGNGVGVSASDFDAAARTLFIPALASYILKYNESRLMLSIIRDRFYFHEPEEQQQIIHIAEAIIEGERTEIPGAKQLPVRETPIYEALHDFIKPDLAFALSSFIKFRLHSYVERLYKYIEIAIEEYKLEQEYQTFIHSLREYAMNRETKAEVIHIVHEHELTVYNEHFSEISKEDLAGHIDRTFVHQHPMYIDASLLAPLVSIAPGKIHLYTDSPDFGMVQTIQNIFLERVSIYPRKMAGV from the coding sequence TTGATCAAAGTATTTTTTAATTCTCCGGATGAAGCAGAGAGATTTTATACAATGCTTGTCCTTAAGCAAAATCAGCGGAACGTTGAATTGTGCATAATTGACGGAAACGGAGTCGGGGTTTCGGCAAGTGATTTTGATGCGGCGGCAAGAACGCTTTTTATTCCGGCGCTTGCGTCTTATATTCTTAAATACAACGAATCACGTCTTATGCTTTCGATCATCAGGGACCGCTTTTATTTTCATGAGCCTGAAGAACAGCAGCAAATCATACATATTGCAGAGGCGATCATTGAAGGTGAACGGACGGAAATTCCCGGTGCCAAACAGCTTCCCGTGAGAGAAACGCCGATTTATGAAGCGCTGCATGATTTTATTAAGCCTGATCTTGCATTTGCTCTTTCGTCCTTTATAAAATTCCGTCTTCACAGCTATGTGGAGCGTTTATATAAATATATTGAGATTGCGATTGAAGAGTATAAGCTTGAACAGGAGTATCAGACGTTTATTCATAGTTTAAGAGAGTATGCCATGAACAGGGAAACGAAGGCAGAGGTTATTCACATTGTTCATGAACACGAATTGACCGTTTACAATGAGCATTTTTCTGAAATCAGCAAAGAGGATTTAGCGGGGCATATTGACAGGACGTTCGTTCATCAGCATCCGATGTATATCGATGCTTCCCTTTTGGCTCCCCTTGTCTCTATAGCCCCAGGGAAGATCCATCTGTATACCGATTCACCTGATTTTGGAATGGTGCAGACCATCCAGAATATCTTTCTTGAACGGGTAAGCATTTATCCGAGAAAGATGGCCGGCGTTTAA
- the thrS gene encoding threonine--tRNA ligase — translation MSIVNITFPDGAVKEYQAGTSTEDIAASISPGLRKKSIAGKLNGELIDLKTPIEQDGSIEIVTLDSPDALEIIRHSSAHVLAQAIKRLYGNVKLGIGPVIENGFYYDIDMEESISAEDLPAIEKEMKKIINENIEVVRKEVTREEAKALYEEIGDHLKLELLDAIPEGEKVTIYEQGDFFDLCRGVHVPSTGKLKEFKLLSVAGAYWRGDSNNKMLQRIYGTAFIKKADLDEHLRLLEEAKERDHRKLGKELSLFTTSQKVGQGLPIWLPKGATIRRIVERYIVDKEERLGYQHVYTPVLGSVELYKTSGHWDHYQDDMFPAMNMDNEDLVLRPMNCPHHMMVYKHDIHSYRELPIRVAELGTMHRYEMSGALTGLQRVRAMTLNDAHIFVRPDQIKDEFIRVVKLVEEVYKDFGINDYSFRLSYRDPEDKEKYFDDDAMWEKAQSMLKSAMDELGHDYFEAEGEAAFYGPKLDVQVRTALGKDETLSTVQLDFLLPERFDLNYVGEDGKQHRPVVIHRGVVSTMERFVAFLIEEYKGAFPTWLAPTQVQVIPVSPSVHLDYAKSVQEKLQAAGLRVELDARDEKIGYKIREAQIQKTPYMLVVGDNEAAESAVNVRKYGEQKSETISLDAFIDGIVKEVKR, via the coding sequence ATGTCAATTGTAAACATTACTTTTCCGGACGGAGCTGTAAAGGAATATCAGGCAGGCACATCAACTGAAGATATCGCAGCCTCCATCAGCCCGGGTCTTAGAAAAAAATCCATTGCCGGTAAACTGAACGGTGAACTGATTGATTTGAAAACACCGATTGAGCAGGACGGAAGCATTGAAATTGTCACACTCGACAGCCCGGATGCGCTGGAAATCATCCGCCACAGCTCTGCCCACGTACTCGCCCAGGCCATTAAACGATTATATGGAAATGTAAAGCTTGGAATCGGTCCGGTTATTGAAAACGGGTTCTACTATGATATCGATATGGAAGAGTCGATTTCTGCTGAGGATCTGCCGGCGATTGAAAAAGAAATGAAGAAAATCATCAATGAAAACATAGAGGTCGTCCGCAAAGAAGTAACACGCGAAGAAGCAAAGGCGTTATATGAAGAAATAGGCGATCACCTGAAGCTTGAGCTGCTTGATGCCATTCCTGAAGGGGAAAAAGTGACGATCTATGAACAGGGCGATTTCTTTGACCTTTGCCGCGGGGTGCATGTTCCTTCAACAGGAAAGCTGAAAGAATTTAAGCTTTTAAGTGTAGCCGGCGCATACTGGCGCGGGGACAGCAACAATAAAATGCTGCAGCGCATTTACGGTACGGCCTTCATTAAAAAAGCAGACCTTGATGAGCATCTGCGCCTGCTTGAAGAAGCGAAGGAGCGCGACCACCGAAAGCTTGGCAAAGAACTGAGCCTCTTTACAACGTCTCAAAAAGTAGGACAGGGCCTTCCAATCTGGCTTCCAAAAGGCGCGACAATCCGCCGCATCGTAGAACGCTACATTGTGGATAAAGAAGAGCGTCTGGGATACCAGCATGTATACACACCGGTGCTTGGCAGTGTGGAGCTGTACAAAACATCCGGCCACTGGGATCATTATCAGGATGACATGTTCCCTGCAATGAACATGGACAATGAAGACCTTGTTCTTCGTCCGATGAACTGCCCGCATCACATGATGGTGTACAAGCATGACATTCACAGCTACCGCGAACTTCCGATCCGCGTGGCAGAGCTTGGAACGATGCACCGCTATGAGATGTCAGGAGCTCTTACAGGACTGCAGCGCGTCCGCGCAATGACGCTGAATGACGCCCATATCTTTGTCCGTCCTGATCAAATCAAAGATGAATTTATCCGGGTTGTAAAACTTGTTGAAGAAGTTTATAAAGACTTTGGCATCAATGACTATTCCTTCCGTCTTTCCTACCGCGATCCGGAAGACAAAGAGAAATATTTTGACGATGATGCGATGTGGGAAAAAGCACAGAGTATGCTTAAATCTGCGATGGACGAGCTTGGTCATGACTATTTTGAAGCAGAAGGTGAAGCGGCGTTCTATGGTCCTAAGCTTGATGTTCAGGTCCGCACAGCACTTGGAAAAGACGAAACGCTATCTACTGTGCAGCTTGACTTTTTATTGCCGGAGCGCTTTGATCTGAACTATGTAGGAGAAGACGGCAAACAGCACCGTCCGGTTGTTATTCACCGCGGGGTTGTCTCAACGATGGAACGTTTTGTAGCCTTCCTGATTGAAGAGTACAAAGGGGCGTTCCCGACTTGGCTTGCTCCGACTCAGGTTCAGGTGATCCCGGTTTCGCCTTCTGTTCATCTTGATTACGCGAAAAGCGTTCAGGAGAAGCTGCAGGCTGCAGGTCTCCGCGTCGAGCTTGATGCACGCGATGAGAAAATCGGATATAAAATCCGCGAGGCGCAGATTCAGAAAACACCTTATATGCTTGTAGTGGGCGATAATGAAGCAGCTGAATCAGCTGTGAATGTCCGTAAATACGGCGAGCAGAAATCTGAAACAATCAGCCTGGATGCATTTATTGACGGCATCGTGAAAGAAGTTAAAAGATAA
- the infC gene encoding translation initiation factor IF-3, with product MISKDMMVNDGIRAREVRLIGANGDQLGIKTRQEALEIAARANLDLVLVAANAKPPVCRIMDYGKFRFEQQKKDKEARKNQKIISMKEVRFSPTIDEHDFNTKLKNARKFLEKGDKVKASIRFKGRAITHKEIGQRVLDRFSKACEDLSTIESHPKMDGRSMFLVLAPKAEK from the coding sequence ATTATTAGCAAAGACATGATGGTAAACGATGGAATCCGCGCTCGTGAGGTTCGTCTGATTGGTGCAAACGGCGACCAGCTTGGAATCAAAACACGCCAAGAGGCGCTTGAGATTGCTGCCAGAGCGAATCTTGACTTAGTGTTAGTTGCCGCAAACGCGAAGCCTCCTGTATGTCGCATTATGGACTACGGAAAATTCCGTTTTGAGCAGCAGAAGAAAGACAAAGAAGCACGTAAAAATCAAAAGATCATCAGCATGAAAGAGGTTCGCTTCAGCCCGACGATTGATGAGCATGATTTTAACACAAAACTTAAAAATGCACGCAAGTTCCTTGAAAAAGGAGATAAAGTGAAAGCTTCCATCCGCTTTAAAGGACGTGCAATCACTCATAAAGAAATTGGCCAGCGTGTTCTGGACCGTTTTTCTAAAGCTTGTGAAGATTTAAGTACAATTGAGTCTCATCCGAAAATGGATGGACGCAGTATGTTCCTGGTGCTTGCACCTAAAGCTGAAAAGTAA
- the rpmI gene encoding 50S ribosomal protein L35, giving the protein MPKMKTHRGAAKRFKKTGSGKLKRSHAYTSHLFANKSTKAKRKLRKGTLVSKGDFKRIRHLLDNIK; this is encoded by the coding sequence ATGCCAAAAATGAAAACTCATCGCGGCGCTGCAAAGCGTTTCAAAAAGACTGGATCAGGTAAATTAAAACGTTCACACGCTTACACTAGCCATTTATTTGCTAACAAATCAACGAAAGCAAAACGCAAGCTTCGCAAAGGCACGCTAGTAAGCAAAGGCGACTTCAAACGCATCCGTCATTTATTAGATAACATTAAATAA
- the rplT gene encoding 50S ribosomal protein L20 → MPRVKGGTVSRQRRKKVLKLAKGYFGSKHTLYKVANQQVMKSLMYAYRDRRQKKRDFRQLWITRINAAARLNGLSYSRLMHGLKLAGIEVNRKMLAELAVTDAKAFAQLADAAKAKLNS, encoded by the coding sequence ATGCCAAGAGTAAAAGGCGGTACTGTCTCACGTCAAAGACGTAAAAAAGTTCTTAAATTAGCTAAAGGTTATTTCGGTTCAAAACATACATTATACAAAGTTGCTAACCAGCAAGTAATGAAATCATTAATGTATGCTTACCGTGATCGCCGTCAGAAAAAGCGTGACTTCCGTCAGCTTTGGATCACTCGTATTAATGCTGCTGCACGCTTGAACGGTCTTTCTTACAGCCGTTTAATGCATGGCTTAAAGCTTGCAGGCATCGAAGTAAACCGCAAAATGCTTGCTGAGCTTGCAGTTACTGATGCAAAAGCTTTCGCTCAACTTGCAGACGCTGCTAAAGCTAAACTTAACAGCTAA
- a CDS encoding DUF1294 domain-containing protein, protein MALLIAYYLILNVYGFYIMGADKKKAKRGEWRIKENTLWLVAFIGGAAGLTVGMNTYRHKTKHRTFAAGLPALMVVHLVLFVYFLYKLS, encoded by the coding sequence ATGGCACTCTTGATTGCGTACTATTTGATTTTGAATGTGTACGGATTTTACATAATGGGAGCGGATAAGAAAAAAGCGAAACGCGGTGAGTGGAGAATCAAGGAGAACACTCTTTGGCTTGTCGCCTTTATCGGGGGTGCAGCGGGACTTACTGTAGGGATGAATACGTACCGCCACAAAACGAAGCACCGAACGTTTGCGGCAGGTCTTCCGGCATTGATGGTTGTCCATCTCGTTTTGTTTGTCTATTTTCTCTATAAGCTGTCATAA
- a CDS encoding VTT domain-containing protein: MKEVGTIDLATSAVVNTVQSAGFLAPVFFIGMHILRQFLFIPVVAICIVGGILFGTEFGTFYSIIGLTVASITFYTLSKQFPSFLDRFSGLKKKWLGNYTRLSVGQITVLRMIPFVNFSLLSLCILDRSGSFKEYAKLSFWTHIPAAFCFTSFGTYFGRLSLIATILILCTLIVFVYLLRERRSIIKWNEFFLK, translated from the coding sequence ATGAAAGAGGTGGGAACAATCGATCTTGCTACTTCGGCTGTGGTCAATACCGTCCAGTCTGCGGGATTTCTGGCACCTGTGTTTTTTATCGGCATGCACATTTTGAGGCAGTTTTTGTTCATACCTGTTGTGGCCATTTGTATTGTCGGGGGCATTCTTTTCGGAACAGAATTCGGCACGTTTTATTCCATTATCGGGCTGACTGTTGCGAGCATCACTTTTTATACGCTGTCGAAACAGTTTCCATCCTTCTTAGACCGCTTTTCAGGGCTTAAGAAAAAATGGCTGGGGAATTATACGCGTCTTTCGGTTGGGCAGATTACCGTGCTTCGGATGATTCCGTTCGTGAATTTTTCGCTCTTATCCCTCTGCATTCTGGACAGATCCGGCTCGTTTAAAGAATATGCAAAGCTTTCCTTCTGGACGCATATTCCTGCGGCCTTCTGTTTTACTTCGTTTGGCACTTACTTTGGCAGACTGTCGCTCATTGCGACCATTCTGATCCTCTGCACGCTTATTGTATTTGTCTATTTGCTCAGAGAACGAAGAAGCATTATTAAATGGAACGAATTTTTTCTGAAATAG
- a CDS encoding sigma-w pathway protein ysdB: protein MIVIFLRLLLFALVIFILYSLAKYVLNPKRKLELAQEQNRFYLLDDPGNVRKNFLLTYKGVRFEGEKYLGTTEQAFEVVSIFIWTDTPSKLQGLSFSDFQFIEDKVKENYPHAAVDWKSPVREFLSKAQKP from the coding sequence ATGATTGTTATTTTTCTACGGCTGCTCCTGTTCGCACTCGTCATTTTCATCCTTTATTCTTTAGCAAAATACGTGCTGAATCCTAAACGCAAGCTAGAGCTTGCACAAGAACAGAACCGGTTTTATCTGCTCGATGACCCTGGCAATGTCCGCAAGAATTTTCTCCTGACATATAAAGGCGTCCGGTTTGAAGGCGAAAAATATCTCGGCACGACCGAGCAGGCGTTTGAAGTCGTCTCCATTTTCATCTGGACCGACACACCGAGCAAGCTTCAGGGACTTTCTTTCTCAGATTTCCAATTTATTGAAGATAAAGTGAAAGAAAACTATCCGCATGCAGCCGTTGACTGGAAGAGTCCAGTCAGAGAATTTCTCTCAAAAGCACAAAAGCCGTGA